The window AAGGTTGGCGAGCGGGTTGCGGACTTCACGTTCAAGGACATTCGTTACCTGGAGCGGAATCTGGGCGAGTTCGGCGAGCGCAAGGCGTACGTGATTGTATTCACCAATCTCGATTGTCCGCTGGTGAAGCGGTACCTGCCAAAGCTCCGCGATTTGGACGCCAAGTATCGCGACCAGGGCGCGCAGTTCATTGCCATGAACGTGGGGCCGACCGACTCGATCATGGAAATGGCGTACCAGGCGCTTAAAGCCGACTGCCACTTCGCCTTCTGCAAGGATTTTGACGGCGAGGTGGTGCGGGCGCTTGGCGTGCAACGCACGCCGCAGGTGTGCGTGCTCGACGCCGATCGCAAGTTGCGATACCGCGGCCGGATCGACAATCAGTATCGCGTGGGAGGGGTGAGCGAAGCGGCGGTGAGCGAGGATTTGCAGAACGCGCTCGAGGATGTGCTTGCCGGTCGCGACGTCCAGGTGGCCGAGACGCCGTGCGATGGCTGCAAGATCACGCCGGCCCCGGCGGTGGAGTCGAAGAACCTGACCTATTCGCACGATGTGGCGCCGCTGCTCAAACAGCATTGTCAGGAGTGCCATCGTGGCAACACCACCGCGCCGTTCACGCTTTCCAGTTATGAGGACGCCAAGGGGAACGGCGCGATGATCGCCGAGGTGGTGCGCGAACAGCGCATGCCGCCGTGCTACGCCAGCGAGGAAAACACCGAGATCGTTAACCGCCAGGCGCTTTCGGTGAAAGATCGCGACACGATCATCTCCTGGGTGCATAGCGGCATGGCGGCGGGCGATTTGGACAAGGCGCCCGAACCGTTGCCGCCCGCCGACAGCAAGTGGCAGATCGGCGAGCCGGACTTGGTGCTCACGATGTCGAAGCCGATCAAGATCCCCGCGCAAGGGGTCATCGCCTACAAATACGTGATCCTGCCGCACCAATTCACCGAAGACACGTGGGTCAGCGACATCGAGATTCTGCCGGGCAACCGCGACGTGGTGCATCACCTCAATATGGCGGCCCTGGTCGGGAGCAAGATCTCCGACGCGCAGTTCATCACCGGGTATGTGCCCGGCGGCGAAGCGATGATGCTCGATCCGCATCACGGTTTCCGCATCCCCAAGGGGGCGCGGCTGGTGCTACAGATTCACTACGTGACCACCGGAGAAGAGACGACCGATCAAACGTCGGTGGGCTTCAACTTTGTGAAGGATCGCTTGCAGAAGGAGATTCAGCATTTTCGTGTGACGACCGGCAAGTTCGCCATCGAGCCGAATCATCCGCACTATCTGGTGGAGGCGGAGCGCACGCTGGCGGGCGACGCGACCGGCATTGGCATGTTCAGCCACATGCACCTGCGCGGCAAGGACATGTTGTTCAACGCGATTTACCCGGACGGCAAGGAAGAGACCATCCTCGCCATACCGAACTACAACTTCGATTGGCAGATGAACTATCGCTGGGCGCCCAAGACGAAGAAGTTCCCCAAGGGGACGAAGATTCATTGCCTGGCGCACTTCGACAATTCAAAGTTCAACCCCTACAATCCCGACCCCAACGCCACGGTGAAGGAAGGGGACCAGACGTACGAAGAGATGATGTTTGGCTTCTTCTTCTACACGCTGGACGACGAGCAGCTTGACTTGGAGATTGATCCCAAGACAGGGCATGTCGTCGGACAGCCGAAGCCAGAGCAGCAAGCGGGCAAGTAGTCGCGCCTATCAGTCGAGCGCCTCCGACACGTTTTCACGAAGCCTCGGGAAGGCAACTTCTCGAGGCTTTTTTGTGGCTGCAAATAGATCTCAGACGGATGTGGGCACCCACGAAGCGACAAGAGAGGCATCGACAGTCAGTGGGCAATCGCGTCACGACCGAGTGCATCGCCGCTTGGTCGGGCAGCTTGAGTTGTCCAAGAGAATTTCCACAAAATTTGTGCGGATGTTAGGCGCAACGGGCGCGTGGCATTAAACTATTGCTCGCAAGGTTGTCGTAATGTTG is drawn from Pirellulales bacterium and contains these coding sequences:
- a CDS encoding redoxin family protein, which encodes MSRRWTLCVLVAAILTSAGAVCGADDSVKVGERVADFTFKDIRYLERNLGEFGERKAYVIVFTNLDCPLVKRYLPKLRDLDAKYRDQGAQFIAMNVGPTDSIMEMAYQALKADCHFAFCKDFDGEVVRALGVQRTPQVCVLDADRKLRYRGRIDNQYRVGGVSEAAVSEDLQNALEDVLAGRDVQVAETPCDGCKITPAPAVESKNLTYSHDVAPLLKQHCQECHRGNTTAPFTLSSYEDAKGNGAMIAEVVREQRMPPCYASEENTEIVNRQALSVKDRDTIISWVHSGMAAGDLDKAPEPLPPADSKWQIGEPDLVLTMSKPIKIPAQGVIAYKYVILPHQFTEDTWVSDIEILPGNRDVVHHLNMAALVGSKISDAQFITGYVPGGEAMMLDPHHGFRIPKGARLVLQIHYVTTGEETTDQTSVGFNFVKDRLQKEIQHFRVTTGKFAIEPNHPHYLVEAERTLAGDATGIGMFSHMHLRGKDMLFNAIYPDGKEETILAIPNYNFDWQMNYRWAPKTKKFPKGTKIHCLAHFDNSKFNPYNPDPNATVKEGDQTYEEMMFGFFFYTLDDEQLDLEIDPKTGHVVGQPKPEQQAGK